A section of the Acetonema longum DSM 6540 genome encodes:
- the dsrM gene encoding sulfate reduction electron transfer complex DsrMKJOP subunit DsrM, translating into MGVTFSLIVIAALVCVVFFGVEYLGLTYLFGVIIPYAAITLFIGGFVYKVLDWAKAPVPFRIPTTCGQQKSLAWIQPASVDNPFNTAGVIARMALEILCFRSLLHNTRPSITTGGWLVYHWEKWLWLAALVFHWSLLIVVLRHLRFLMDPAPALVLSLQAMDGFFLMDLQAVYLTGIALLTAVTYLFLRRMAMAGVRYISLAADYLPLFLLMLIAASGLLMRYFINVDVTAVKSLMIGLMTFKPAVPGNIGILFYIHLFAVSLLIAYFPFSKLMHMGGVFMSPTRNMANNNRAVRHVNPWNYPVPVHTYQEYEDEFRDKMKSAGLPLEKE; encoded by the coding sequence ATGGGCGTCACGTTCTCTCTCATCGTAATTGCAGCTTTGGTATGCGTCGTTTTCTTCGGCGTCGAATACCTGGGACTGACCTATCTGTTTGGCGTCATTATCCCTTATGCCGCCATCACCTTATTCATCGGCGGTTTCGTCTATAAGGTCCTGGACTGGGCCAAGGCGCCGGTTCCTTTCCGCATTCCCACCACCTGCGGTCAGCAAAAATCCCTTGCCTGGATTCAGCCGGCCTCTGTGGACAATCCTTTTAACACTGCCGGTGTTATTGCCAGAATGGCGCTGGAGATCCTTTGCTTCCGGTCTCTGCTTCATAACACTCGGCCATCCATCACAACCGGAGGCTGGCTGGTTTATCACTGGGAAAAGTGGCTTTGGCTGGCTGCCCTGGTCTTTCACTGGTCTTTGCTGATCGTAGTGCTGCGGCATTTGCGGTTTCTTATGGACCCGGCGCCGGCGCTTGTCCTTTCTCTCCAGGCCATGGACGGATTTTTCCTGATGGACCTCCAGGCGGTATACCTGACCGGCATTGCCTTGCTGACAGCGGTAACTTACCTGTTCCTTCGCCGGATGGCCATGGCGGGGGTCCGCTATATTTCCCTGGCCGCCGATTACCTGCCGTTGTTTTTGCTCATGCTGATCGCGGCCAGCGGACTGTTGATGCGATATTTTATCAACGTGGACGTTACCGCCGTCAAATCTCTGATGATCGGACTGATGACCTTTAAGCCGGCTGTTCCCGGCAATATCGGGATACTGTTTTATATTCACTTGTTTGCCGTCAGTCTGTTGATCGCGTATTTTCCCTTCAGCAAACTTATGCACATGGGCGGCGTATTTATGAGCCCGACCCGGAACATGGCCAACAATAACCGGGCGGTACGGCACGTGAATCCTTGGAATTACCCTGTGCCGGTTCATACTTATCAAGAGTATGAGGATGAATTCCGGGATAAAATGAAAAGCGCTGGGCTGCCCCTGGAAAAAGAATAG
- a CDS encoding complex I 24 kDa subunit family protein yields MHEVTDFREMDEILQKYRHEPSNIIAILQDTQGKYRYLPREALVYLSDKLGISTAKIYSVATFYENFSLKPKGKYVIKICDGTACHVRKSVPILERLRQELSLSETRVTTDDLLFTVETVACLGACGLAPVLTVNDKVYPAMTPDKASQLLAKFKEEN; encoded by the coding sequence ATGCATGAAGTGACGGATTTTAGGGAGATGGATGAAATCCTGCAGAAGTACAGACATGAGCCGAGCAATATTATCGCGATATTGCAGGATACGCAAGGAAAATACAGATATCTGCCCCGGGAAGCACTGGTTTACCTTTCAGACAAGCTTGGAATCAGCACAGCCAAAATCTATAGTGTAGCGACTTTTTACGAAAACTTTTCCCTCAAACCGAAAGGCAAGTATGTGATAAAAATATGTGACGGAACGGCATGCCACGTCCGAAAGTCGGTTCCCATCCTGGAAAGGCTGAGACAGGAGCTCAGCCTTTCTGAAACCAGGGTGACCACCGACGACCTGCTGTTTACGGTGGAAACGGTTGCCTGTCTCGGCGCCTGCGGACTTGCGCCCGTGCTTACGGTCAATGATAAGGTGTATCCGGCGATGACGCCGGACAAAGCAAGCCAGCTTCTTGCGAAGTTCAAGGAGGAGAACTGA
- a CDS encoding (Fe-S)-binding protein, with product MTMTSQEKAKPIKIGDIGTACEVLCPLTPADLPPLAGEEPEEAFKAVKTGVREKYDYSLDGFSGLNLPVPQSREEEDAIVRSFLRGLEKLFSRENNWGFLQPTTLSTEYCMQCNTCNDACPIYLESGRQDIYRPNYRSEVLRRIRRRYFTPAGRLLGKWAGADVELNWRVVYRLAELAYRCSLCRRCASVCPVGVDNALLARELRKVFSQEMGIAPEAIHKAGTVQHLKTGSTTGMMPPAFRDTIEFIEDLIEERTGRRITIPVDKKNADILLIHNAGEYLAWPENPAAFAILFDAAGINWTLSSEAMGYEGVNYGVWYDDIQFARIIAAQVKAAKNLGAGKIVVGECGHAAKGLLCIADRLLTGDLSILRESCLPLLESIVTGGAIKFDPSRNDFPVTLHDPCNIVRLLGIVSPQRNILSKILPSGRFREMPQAGIENYCCGGGSGFAIMNSQNFPEWRNQVAGRRKARQVLETFADCLDPAIPKYYCAPCSNCKGSARDILQQHYGFKEKYNIHYGGLVELIVNAMPGLPQPYISWDEEF from the coding sequence ATGACAATGACATCGCAAGAAAAAGCAAAGCCAATCAAAATCGGCGACATCGGAACTGCGTGTGAAGTGCTCTGCCCTTTGACCCCGGCGGATTTGCCGCCTCTGGCCGGCGAGGAGCCGGAAGAAGCTTTCAAAGCCGTAAAGACCGGGGTCAGGGAAAAGTATGATTATTCTCTGGACGGATTTTCCGGGCTGAACCTGCCTGTGCCCCAGAGCCGGGAGGAAGAAGATGCGATTGTTCGGTCCTTCCTGAGGGGCCTGGAGAAGTTGTTCAGCCGTGAAAATAACTGGGGGTTTCTCCAGCCTACCACCTTAAGCACCGAGTATTGCATGCAGTGCAATACCTGTAATGACGCCTGTCCGATCTATCTGGAAAGCGGCAGGCAGGATATTTACCGTCCAAACTACCGTTCGGAAGTGCTGCGGCGCATCCGGCGCCGGTATTTTACACCGGCCGGTCGTTTGTTGGGGAAGTGGGCCGGCGCTGATGTGGAGCTGAACTGGCGGGTCGTATACCGTCTGGCTGAGCTGGCTTACCGCTGCAGCCTGTGCCGGCGCTGCGCCTCTGTCTGCCCGGTGGGTGTGGACAATGCCCTGCTGGCCAGGGAACTGCGTAAAGTGTTCAGCCAGGAAATGGGGATCGCACCGGAGGCCATCCACAAAGCCGGCACGGTGCAGCATCTGAAAACCGGTTCCACTACCGGCATGATGCCGCCGGCTTTTCGCGACACCATTGAATTTATCGAAGATCTCATCGAAGAAAGGACCGGACGGCGGATCACCATACCGGTCGATAAAAAAAATGCCGATATTTTGCTGATCCACAATGCGGGCGAATACCTGGCCTGGCCGGAAAATCCGGCGGCATTCGCCATTTTGTTTGACGCTGCCGGCATTAACTGGACCCTGTCCAGCGAAGCCATGGGCTATGAGGGAGTCAATTACGGGGTCTGGTATGACGATATTCAGTTTGCCCGGATTATTGCCGCTCAGGTGAAAGCAGCCAAGAATCTGGGTGCGGGCAAAATTGTCGTGGGCGAGTGCGGCCACGCCGCCAAGGGGTTATTGTGCATTGCCGATCGATTATTGACAGGAGACCTGTCCATACTCCGGGAAAGCTGCCTGCCGCTCTTAGAGTCGATTGTCACCGGCGGCGCGATAAAATTTGACCCCAGCCGCAACGATTTTCCCGTTACGCTGCATGATCCCTGCAATATCGTCAGGTTATTGGGCATTGTTTCGCCCCAGCGCAACATTCTCAGTAAAATCCTGCCGTCAGGACGCTTCCGGGAAATGCCTCAGGCCGGTATCGAAAATTACTGCTGCGGCGGCGGCAGCGGTTTTGCCATTATGAATTCACAGAACTTCCCGGAATGGCGCAACCAAGTGGCCGGCAGGCGCAAGGCGCGGCAGGTGCTGGAGACTTTTGCCGATTGCCTGGACCCGGCCATTCCCAAATACTACTGTGCCCCCTGCTCCAACTGCAAAGGTTCGGCCCGGGATATACTGCAGCAGCATTATGGCTTTAAGGAGAAATATAATATTCATTACGGCGGCCTGGTGGAGCTGATAGTCAATGCCATGCCGGGTCTGCCGCAGCCGTATATCAGTTGGGACGAAGAATTTTAA
- the dsrK gene encoding sulfate reduction electron transfer complex DsrMKJOP subunit DsrK: MAKLPKPEELIQVDHRPPKSNWMDTPVHFKPGTWLYAGKAESLQTVGLANPRKWSPEDADWKLPEDWREIILEGLRERLNKYRSLQLFMDICVRCGACADKCHFYIGSGDPKNMPVLRAELLRSVYRRDFTAAGRLLGRLAGARELTVDVIKEWFYYFYQCTECRRCSVFCPYGIDTAEITMIGRELLNLIGVNIDWVATPVANCYMKGNHLGIQPHGLVDSMDFLTENIRDITGITIAPAFNRKGAEILYVPPSGDVFADPGTYGLMGQLMLFHEIGLDYTLSTYASEGGNFGLFTSHEMMQRLNAKIYAEAKRLGVKWILGGECGHMWRVIHQYMDTMNGPADFLSTPVSPVTGTVFEHARSTKMIHVAEFTADLIKHNKVTLDPSRNDSLKVTFHDSCNPARSVGLLEEPRYILKNVCRNFYEMPDETIREKTFCCGGGAGLGADENMEMRMRGGLPRANAVQYVRDRHGVNMLACICAIDRATLPPLMNYWVSDVEVCSLHELVGNALVMTGEANRVMNLRFEPLAGAEGAQDA; this comes from the coding sequence ATGGCAAAACTCCCTAAACCGGAAGAACTCATACAAGTGGATCATAGACCACCAAAATCCAACTGGATGGATACTCCGGTTCATTTTAAACCGGGCACCTGGCTGTATGCCGGGAAGGCGGAAAGCCTGCAGACCGTAGGTTTGGCCAATCCTCGCAAATGGTCTCCCGAGGATGCGGACTGGAAACTGCCGGAAGATTGGCGGGAAATCATCCTGGAAGGACTGCGGGAAAGGTTGAACAAATACCGTTCTTTACAGTTGTTTATGGATATTTGCGTCCGCTGCGGCGCCTGCGCCGACAAATGCCATTTCTATATCGGCTCGGGGGACCCCAAGAACATGCCGGTGTTGCGGGCGGAATTGCTGCGCTCGGTCTACCGGCGGGATTTTACCGCCGCCGGCAGGCTGCTGGGACGGTTGGCCGGCGCCAGGGAACTGACGGTGGATGTGATCAAAGAATGGTTCTATTATTTTTACCAGTGCACCGAATGCCGGCGATGTTCGGTTTTTTGTCCCTATGGCATTGACACGGCGGAAATCACTATGATCGGACGGGAACTGCTCAACCTGATCGGGGTGAATATCGACTGGGTGGCAACGCCGGTGGCCAACTGCTACATGAAAGGCAACCACTTAGGCATACAGCCTCATGGCCTGGTGGATTCCATGGATTTTCTGACCGAGAATATCCGGGATATCACCGGCATCACCATTGCGCCGGCCTTCAATCGCAAAGGCGCCGAAATCCTGTATGTACCGCCCTCCGGCGATGTGTTTGCCGATCCCGGCACTTATGGCCTGATGGGGCAGCTGATGCTGTTTCACGAGATCGGCCTGGATTACACCTTGAGCACCTATGCCTCGGAAGGCGGCAATTTCGGCTTGTTTACCTCCCATGAAATGATGCAGCGTCTCAATGCCAAAATTTACGCCGAAGCCAAGCGACTGGGGGTAAAATGGATTCTGGGCGGCGAGTGCGGCCATATGTGGCGGGTGATTCATCAGTATATGGACACCATGAACGGTCCGGCGGACTTCCTGTCTACCCCTGTGTCGCCTGTGACCGGTACGGTATTTGAACATGCCCGGTCCACCAAAATGATTCATGTGGCGGAGTTTACCGCCGACCTGATCAAACATAACAAGGTCACCCTGGACCCCAGCCGCAACGATTCACTGAAAGTCACTTTCCATGATTCCTGCAATCCGGCCCGGTCGGTAGGTCTCTTGGAAGAGCCCCGCTACATTCTGAAGAATGTCTGCCGCAATTTTTATGAAATGCCTGACGAGACTATCCGGGAAAAAACCTTCTGCTGTGGCGGCGGCGCCGGCCTGGGCGCCGATGAAAACATGGAGATGCGGATGCGGGGCGGACTGCCCCGGGCCAATGCCGTACAATATGTCCGGGACCGGCATGGCGTCAACATGCTGGCCTGCATCTGCGCCATTGACCGGGCTACTCTGCCGCCGCTGATGAACTATTGGGTCTCTGATGTGGAGGTATGCAGCCTGCATGAGCTGGTGGGCAATGCCCTGGTGATGACCGGCGAGGCAAACCGGGTCATGAATCTCCGGTTTGAACCTTTAGCCGGAGCGGAAGGTGCGCAAGATGCATAA
- a CDS encoding RsbRD N-terminal domain-containing protein, whose product MGNPECLREWLKKNRDALLKDWLICCFEVYPTGTAGFMRGSAGSFANPVGSRTCQSIATLYDGLVENVDTEKLRDSLDLILRIRAVQDVKPSQAIAFIPGLRHILQSNLITAKNAGVIQQDWPAAELWLERLILLAFDVYQACRENLHQIQLAALTKRCQTIERMILAAGDGDVPERDLANTERERCEYGKTP is encoded by the coding sequence GTGGGTAATCCGGAATGTTTGCGGGAATGGCTCAAGAAAAACAGGGATGCCCTGTTAAAGGACTGGCTGATCTGTTGTTTTGAAGTCTATCCGACCGGGACCGCCGGCTTTATGCGGGGGTCTGCCGGCAGCTTCGCCAATCCGGTGGGCAGCCGCACCTGTCAAAGCATTGCAACATTATACGACGGCCTTGTGGAGAACGTCGATACGGAAAAGTTGAGGGATTCTTTAGATTTGATTTTGCGGATACGGGCGGTGCAGGACGTGAAGCCGTCTCAGGCCATAGCTTTTATTCCCGGGCTGCGGCATATTTTGCAGTCCAATCTGATTACAGCCAAAAACGCCGGCGTCATCCAACAGGATTGGCCGGCTGCGGAGCTATGGCTGGAGCGGCTGATATTGCTGGCCTTTGACGTATATCAGGCATGCCGGGAAAATTTGCATCAAATCCAACTGGCAGCCTTGACCAAACGCTGTCAAACCATAGAGCGCATGATACTGGCCGCAGGTGACGGTGATGTGCCAGAGCGGGATCTGGCGAATACTGAGCGGGAGAGGTGTGAATATGGCAAAACTCCCTAA
- the dsrP gene encoding sulfate reduction electron transfer complex DsrMKJOP subunit DsrP, with translation MLERAFRNCGRGYWLWLAFLLAAAAMGFHFYMRQFAEGLGITGLSRDVSWGLYIGQFTFFVGVAASSVMVVLPHYLHGVKAFGRITVLGEFLAVGAVVMCLLFVMIDMGMPTRLFNVLIYATPTSPLFWDMNGYLVLNLITGWNVLEAEYKGAPVSGWVKPLIYLSIPWAFSIHTVTAFIYSGLPGRDFWLTALTAPKFLASAFATGPALLILLCFILKRAAGFDAGQQAIRRLALIQTYAMIITVFMVAVEFFTAYYSQVPGHVEALDYLFFGSPSHSAYVGLMRLFAVLSLAALILLINRGTRENEKTLLLASVCVFAAMLIEKGISFVPGGFVNHPFGQSSEYLPTLPEAGIIAGVWAIGALTVSLFYRVVVAVKADESQAPDALRPEREGSTWASRSLSS, from the coding sequence ATGTTGGAACGGGCTTTTCGCAACTGCGGCCGGGGTTATTGGCTGTGGCTGGCCTTTTTGCTGGCGGCGGCCGCTATGGGTTTTCACTTCTATATGCGGCAATTCGCCGAAGGGCTGGGCATTACCGGGCTCAGCCGGGATGTTTCCTGGGGACTGTATATCGGTCAGTTCACCTTTTTTGTCGGGGTTGCCGCATCATCCGTTATGGTGGTCCTGCCACATTATCTGCATGGGGTAAAGGCGTTTGGCAGGATTACAGTTTTAGGAGAGTTCCTGGCGGTGGGGGCCGTGGTCATGTGCCTGCTGTTCGTGATGATCGACATGGGCATGCCCACCCGGCTGTTCAATGTCCTCATCTACGCCACTCCCACTTCACCGCTGTTTTGGGATATGAACGGCTATCTGGTTTTGAACCTGATTACCGGCTGGAATGTGCTGGAGGCGGAATATAAAGGCGCCCCGGTATCAGGTTGGGTCAAACCCTTGATTTATCTCTCCATTCCCTGGGCCTTTAGTATTCACACTGTAACTGCCTTTATCTACTCCGGCCTGCCGGGACGGGATTTCTGGCTGACGGCTCTGACGGCGCCCAAATTTCTGGCGTCGGCTTTTGCCACCGGCCCGGCGTTGCTGATCCTGCTTTGTTTCATCCTAAAACGGGCGGCGGGTTTTGACGCCGGACAGCAGGCCATACGCAGGCTGGCTCTGATCCAGACCTACGCCATGATCATTACAGTGTTCATGGTCGCGGTTGAATTTTTTACCGCCTATTACAGCCAGGTTCCCGGCCATGTGGAAGCATTGGACTATTTATTCTTCGGCTCCCCTAGCCATTCAGCCTATGTGGGGCTGATGCGGCTGTTCGCCGTTTTGTCTCTGGCGGCCCTCATTCTGCTGATCAACCGCGGTACACGGGAAAATGAGAAGACTCTTTTGCTGGCTTCAGTCTGTGTGTTTGCAGCCATGCTCATCGAAAAAGGAATCAGCTTTGTTCCGGGGGGATTTGTCAATCATCCCTTTGGCCAGAGCAGCGAATACCTGCCAACATTGCCGGAAGCAGGCATTATTGCCGGGGTATGGGCCATAGGCGCCCTGACGGTCAGCCTGTTTTACCGCGTCGTTGTCGCGGTAAAGGCCGATGAGAGTCAGGCACCGGATGCACTCAGGCCGGAAAGGGAGGGAAGCACATGGGCGTCACGTTCTCTCTCATCGTAA
- the dsrJ gene encoding sulfate reduction electron transfer complex DsrMKJOP subunit DsrJ, producing the protein MHKARYVIIALALFVLAATAPFWYNAVSSRPQPVLSLHTPAINQLTAKQCIEDGEFMRKNHMKLLREWKEQSVRQGQTVYVAKDGRLYPMSLEKNCLSCHSNKQEFCDSCHSFAGIDTPNCWSCHAAPKGEQP; encoded by the coding sequence ATGCATAAGGCGCGCTATGTAATCATCGCCCTGGCCCTGTTTGTACTGGCGGCAACCGCGCCCTTCTGGTATAACGCCGTCAGTTCCCGGCCCCAGCCGGTCCTGAGCCTGCATACGCCGGCGATCAACCAGCTGACGGCCAAACAGTGTATTGAAGACGGCGAATTTATGCGCAAAAATCACATGAAGCTGCTGCGGGAATGGAAAGAACAGTCCGTGCGCCAGGGACAGACCGTGTATGTGGCCAAAGACGGCAGATTGTATCCCATGAGTCTGGAAAAAAACTGCCTGTCCTGCCACAGCAATAAACAGGAGTTTTGCGATTCCTGTCACAGTTTCGCCGGCATTGACACTCCTAATTGCTGGAGCTGCCATGCGGCGCCCAAGGGGGAGCAACCATGA